The Pempheris klunzingeri isolate RE-2024b chromosome 1, fPemKlu1.hap1, whole genome shotgun sequence genome includes a region encoding these proteins:
- the LOC139201661 gene encoding E3 ubiquitin-protein ligase RNF182, whose product MGSDTADNNKHDLKMSCPQAELEEKDCPLPEELECKICYQRYNAHNRKPKILDCLHRVCARCLIKILDIADGAGFITCPFCRHQTEITEYEVSALPDDANIMSHLAMRDKSWSSDHNKEVVLTPKSLSSSSPSLDSSNCLVITIMEVQRESQSPSRNPSSDIYAVQSLDSVSMGSNGPADQDALSKFCNHVPRILVWLLGFLYFGSLPLGIYLLVIQRVTLGIVCVSLVPSSLTVCLVYGFCQCLCQGMCDCSSRG is encoded by the exons ATGGGCAGCGATACAGCAGATAACAATA AACATGACTTGAAGATGAGCTGTCCTCAAGCTGAGTTAGAGGAAAAAGACTGTCCTCTACCCGAGGAATTAGAGTGTAAAATCTGTTACCAACGCTACAATGCCCATAACCGCAAGCCTAAGATCTTGGACTGCCTGCACCGGGTCTGCGCCCGCTGCCTCATTAAAATCCTGGACATTGCCGACGGGGCAGGCTTCATCACCTGCCCCTTTTGCCGACACCAAACTGAGATCACAGAGTACGAGGTGTCCGCCCTGCCTGATGATGCTAACATCATGTCCCACTTGGCAATGCGGGACAAATCCTGGAGCTCCGACCATAACAAGGAGGTGGTCCTGACTCCAAAAAGTTTGTCCTCCTCCAGCCCGTCTCTCGACTCCTCTAACTGCCTGGTCATCACTATAATGGAAGTGCAGAGGGAGTCACAGTCTCCAAGCCGAAATCCCAGCTCAGACATTTATGCTGTGCAGAGCCTGGACTCCGTATCGATGGGCTCCAATGGTCCGGCTGATCAGGACGCCCTATCCAAGTTCTGCAATCACGTTCCACGCATCCTGGTCTGGCTTCTGGGTTTCTTATACTTTGGCTCACTGCCTCTGGGAATCTACTTGTTGGTGATCCAGAGAGTGACACTGGGCATAGTATGTGTTAGCTTGGTACCATCGAGCCTGACCGTTTGCCTGGTCTATGgtttctgtcagtgtctgtgccaGGGCATGTGTGACTGCTCCTCCAGGGGCTGA